In a single window of the uncultured Dysgonomonas sp. genome:
- a CDS encoding TonB-dependent receptor, which translates to MMKHTKYKILLASLLSIITIIGANAQSISGIIKNPKGEAVPNAIVKLDGLEVTRTDEMGEFQGVDITSKQTLSIEHDLFQKKAIDVNLVPNIIILTPLSHKQGIQIGYGEIEQMKSTQATSAVSGENLKGFSTFTLGNRLSGKIAGLTIVRNGNEPASDIPDMFIRGTSTYNSNNILVMVDGFEATINNLLPEEIESVTVLKDAAALAIYGMRGANGVLLITTKRGVNSRVQVKLDTKLGFSSPARRMKFTDSYTYASLYNEAISNDIGYWSPIYSKDDLELYKNNSDSYFHPNVSWYDEVMRSSVPYTENTLSFTGGNNFAKYYVMLGYVSFDKLYGKNSKAKADELKNMSETSRFNFRTNIDLNINSFWSASVSIGGNIIENSKPNHSNMSDLLASTPPNAFPIKNMGGTWAANNIHTENPLGTLYESGKLSNHDVNVQTGITLNQNLDKLIKGLKLFESVSFVSWTRKNYDRKRDYERYQMNKSADGTISTEKVAGTNTDYQIDENTREQSLRTAYNLGASYSTKFNSVHEVSGLLGFTYSNYEIEGNNAPYRNTGLYGRFGYSFDNRILSEFSFAYNGSENLPPNKRFGFFPAVSLGWIVSNENFAKKINFLNYMKIRTSAGIVGNSHFGISRFAYQTYYANMQDKFNIGSSANVSLNGLQEGRIGNSDITWEKNYKYDLGVDLRLFDKLDVSADVFYEKRTGILSTYASTTPSTIGAILPYENIGKVSNKGFELTLEYSDNLGKVDYYIGGNISYAKNKIDYQAEVTQPESYLYRTGKSANQFFGLEAIGLFQSYDEINNPNTPVQLFSPVQPGDIRYKDQNGDGYVDENDMIAIGKPTIPEINYGFYLGAAYKGLDIKADLYGQANRSIMLSGNHVWAFYNNGQVPEIATERWAYYPEQGIDTRTKAKYPRLSTANNDNNYQSSTFWQRNGSFLRLQNLELGYTLPEKVCRKAYLNKIRLYVQASNLLTISSISDYDPEIVYGYPITKSYSVGLSIQF; encoded by the coding sequence ATGATGAAACACACAAAATATAAAATTCTGCTCGCAAGCTTGCTATCCATTATTACAATAATCGGAGCTAATGCACAATCGATAAGTGGAATCATAAAGAATCCGAAAGGAGAAGCTGTTCCTAATGCCATTGTAAAACTGGATGGTCTGGAAGTGACAAGAACTGACGAAATGGGTGAATTTCAAGGAGTGGATATTACATCGAAGCAGACATTAAGTATTGAGCATGATTTGTTCCAGAAAAAAGCGATTGATGTGAACCTTGTTCCCAACATAATAATCTTGACTCCTCTTAGCCATAAACAGGGCATTCAGATAGGGTATGGCGAAATAGAACAGATGAAGTCCACACAGGCTACGTCGGCAGTATCAGGAGAAAACCTGAAAGGATTTTCTACATTCACGTTAGGCAACAGGCTGTCGGGAAAAATAGCCGGACTAACTATTGTAAGAAACGGGAACGAGCCCGCCAGCGACATTCCGGATATGTTTATTCGAGGTACAAGTACTTACAACTCGAACAATATTTTAGTCATGGTAGACGGTTTTGAAGCCACGATAAATAACTTATTACCCGAAGAGATTGAGTCTGTGACAGTGCTGAAAGATGCAGCTGCATTGGCTATTTACGGAATGAGAGGCGCTAATGGCGTTCTTCTGATAACAACCAAACGGGGAGTAAATAGCAGAGTGCAAGTAAAATTAGACACCAAGCTAGGCTTCTCCAGCCCTGCCAGAAGGATGAAGTTTACAGACTCCTATACTTATGCATCTCTTTATAATGAAGCGATAAGCAACGACATAGGCTATTGGTCTCCTATATATAGTAAGGATGATTTGGAGTTATACAAAAACAACTCAGACTCTTATTTTCATCCTAATGTGAGCTGGTATGATGAGGTCATGCGTTCTTCGGTTCCATATACAGAGAATACGCTTTCCTTTACCGGCGGAAACAATTTTGCCAAATATTATGTGATGCTAGGATATGTGAGTTTTGATAAACTATATGGAAAGAATAGTAAGGCCAAAGCAGACGAACTCAAGAATATGAGTGAAACCTCCCGTTTCAATTTCAGGACCAATATAGACCTGAATATCAATAGCTTTTGGAGCGCATCCGTGAGTATAGGAGGAAATATAATAGAAAACTCCAAGCCAAACCATAGCAATATGTCCGACTTACTTGCTTCCACTCCGCCCAATGCTTTCCCTATAAAAAACATGGGAGGAACCTGGGCGGCGAATAATATACATACTGAAAATCCTCTGGGAACATTGTATGAGTCGGGCAAATTATCTAATCATGATGTAAATGTACAGACTGGCATTACTCTAAATCAGAATTTGGATAAATTAATCAAAGGCCTCAAATTATTCGAGTCTGTATCATTCGTGAGTTGGACAAGAAAAAACTATGACAGAAAAAGAGATTATGAAAGATACCAGATGAATAAAAGTGCGGATGGGACAATTTCGACAGAAAAAGTAGCTGGAACCAATACCGACTACCAGATAGATGAAAATACCAGGGAACAATCGTTACGCACGGCATACAATCTGGGAGCGAGCTATAGCACTAAATTCAATTCGGTGCACGAGGTATCAGGCTTATTAGGTTTTACGTATAGTAATTACGAGATAGAAGGTAATAATGCACCATATCGGAATACAGGGCTTTACGGACGATTCGGTTATTCGTTCGATAATCGTATACTGAGTGAGTTTTCATTTGCTTATAATGGGTCCGAAAATCTGCCTCCAAACAAACGGTTCGGATTTTTCCCGGCCGTTTCGCTTGGTTGGATTGTTTCGAATGAAAACTTTGCAAAAAAGATAAATTTTCTCAATTATATGAAGATCAGAACTTCTGCCGGCATTGTAGGAAACAGTCATTTCGGAATTTCCCGGTTTGCATACCAAACCTACTATGCCAATATGCAAGACAAGTTTAATATTGGTTCTTCAGCCAATGTTTCTCTAAACGGACTACAAGAAGGCCGTATCGGAAACTCAGATATTACCTGGGAAAAGAATTATAAATATGATTTGGGTGTTGACCTAAGGCTGTTCGACAAACTGGATGTATCAGCTGACGTTTTCTATGAAAAAAGGACTGGAATTTTGTCTACATATGCCTCTACAACCCCAAGTACTATTGGAGCCATACTGCCGTACGAAAACATAGGAAAGGTTTCAAATAAAGGGTTTGAACTCACTCTAGAGTATAGCGATAATCTAGGGAAAGTAGATTATTATATCGGAGGAAATATATCTTACGCTAAAAATAAGATAGACTATCAGGCTGAAGTAACCCAACCCGAATCGTATTTGTACAGGACAGGAAAATCAGCAAACCAATTTTTTGGATTAGAGGCGATAGGTTTATTCCAGTCTTATGACGAAATAAATAACCCGAATACGCCGGTACAATTATTTTCGCCGGTACAACCGGGTGATATCAGGTATAAGGACCAAAACGGAGACGGATATGTGGACGAAAATGATATGATAGCAATAGGAAAACCTACTATCCCGGAAATAAATTATGGTTTCTATCTGGGAGCAGCTTATAAAGGTCTGGATATTAAAGCAGATTTGTATGGACAAGCGAATCGTAGTATTATGCTTTCAGGAAATCATGTGTGGGCATTTTACAACAATGGGCAAGTACCGGAAATAGCAACCGAAAGATGGGCTTATTATCCTGAACAAGGTATTGATACGCGTACAAAAGCAAAATATCCTCGTCTATCGACAGCAAACAATGACAATAATTACCAAAGTTCAACCTTTTGGCAACGGAACGGATCTTTCCTCAGATTACAAAATCTTGAGCTTGGTTACACTCTCCCCGAAAAGGTATGCCGTAAAGCTTACCTGAATAAAATACGACTTTATGTACAGGCTTCAAATTTGCTGACAATTTCATCAATCTCAGATTATGATCCTGAAATCGTATATGGTTATCCTATCACAAAATCGTATAGTGTAGGATTAAGTATCCAATTTTAA
- a CDS encoding RagB/SusD family nutrient uptake outer membrane protein, which produces MNKIIKHISITTATILTLSLLFVRCGDFLEMPLVSSAVNQDTIFSSRAKAEMFLWDTYQQIMPFGLPLYKSTNNDNYDQIDRCIRANLTDECNQSIGACPATEMNNVGYTAAGSQTTPSRYSETKMIKCYSGIRKAWTFIENVDRVPDIPQEEKERMKAECKTLIALRYFTLVRTFGGVPLVKRVLSPEDDLMIGRSSFDECVNYIVSLCEEAELILPDQYPTQWRGRVTKGAALSVKARTLLYAASPLFNTQNPVLNYGNPEHNKYLCYMNYDVTRWEKAYKANLAVIDWATSKGGISLINTGNPFDDYGTATSVPDNTEIILANKTSTLGHSNTGGFTTYYLPNLGAFNKGSSIMVNALYQFYKADGTEQSWPAVGEEKPFSEYTEKMAQMEPRFKAIGWIYGEKPAMCPDRYAGWNYVITGANSGDIQGCAVMMKFTYKFSGSNDQPFPIFRLSEFYLNCAEAINEYSANNPIAYEMLNQIRRRAGLPAISSSDSRYNTQNKLGELIKRERFIELFGEDHRIYDVRRWRIADTPGIIGGNMLGFVLKQNTTKTDYLTYTTKNFENRYWNDKMFYHPFPQLEVNKGYLVQNPGY; this is translated from the coding sequence ATGAATAAGATAATAAAACATATAAGTATAACAACTGCCACAATTCTTACCTTATCACTTCTGTTTGTCAGGTGTGGCGACTTTCTGGAAATGCCGCTCGTTTCATCAGCCGTAAACCAGGACACGATATTCTCGTCAAGGGCTAAAGCTGAAATGTTCCTGTGGGACACATATCAGCAGATAATGCCTTTCGGGCTACCTCTCTACAAATCAACAAACAATGATAATTACGATCAGATTGACAGATGTATAAGGGCAAATCTGACAGATGAATGTAATCAGTCGATAGGGGCATGTCCTGCCACAGAAATGAATAATGTAGGTTACACAGCAGCCGGTTCTCAGACCACACCAAGCCGATATTCTGAAACCAAAATGATAAAGTGCTATAGCGGAATAAGGAAAGCCTGGACTTTTATTGAAAATGTAGATAGAGTACCAGATATACCACAGGAAGAAAAAGAAAGGATGAAAGCAGAATGTAAAACTTTAATAGCACTGAGATACTTTACATTGGTAAGAACTTTTGGTGGAGTCCCTCTGGTGAAAAGAGTATTAAGTCCCGAAGATGATTTAATGATAGGACGTAGTTCTTTCGATGAATGTGTAAATTATATTGTATCCCTATGTGAAGAAGCTGAGCTTATACTTCCCGACCAGTATCCGACTCAATGGCGCGGACGTGTAACTAAAGGCGCAGCACTCTCTGTTAAAGCACGGACATTATTATACGCCGCAAGTCCACTGTTTAATACTCAGAACCCTGTATTGAACTATGGAAATCCGGAACATAATAAATATCTCTGTTACATGAATTACGATGTTACCCGATGGGAAAAAGCATATAAGGCCAATCTGGCCGTGATCGACTGGGCCACATCCAAAGGGGGCATAAGCCTGATAAATACGGGAAATCCGTTTGATGACTATGGAACTGCTACATCAGTACCCGATAATACCGAAATTATATTAGCCAATAAGACTTCTACATTGGGGCATTCCAATACCGGAGGCTTCACAACATATTACTTACCGAATCTAGGCGCGTTCAACAAAGGAAGTTCAATCATGGTGAATGCTCTATATCAGTTTTACAAAGCTGATGGAACAGAGCAATCATGGCCTGCAGTAGGGGAAGAAAAACCATTTAGCGAATATACTGAAAAAATGGCGCAAATGGAGCCACGCTTTAAAGCAATAGGCTGGATTTATGGGGAAAAGCCGGCCATGTGCCCTGACAGGTATGCCGGATGGAACTATGTTATCACCGGAGCCAATTCGGGAGATATACAAGGATGCGCAGTGATGATGAAGTTTACATATAAATTCAGTGGGTCTAATGACCAGCCGTTTCCCATATTCCGATTATCCGAATTTTATTTAAACTGTGCAGAAGCCATCAATGAATACTCAGCTAATAATCCGATAGCATATGAGATGTTGAACCAAATAAGGAGACGTGCAGGCCTGCCTGCCATTTCATCTTCAGATTCGAGATATAATACCCAGAATAAATTGGGCGAACTGATAAAGAGAGAGAGATTCATTGAGCTTTTTGGTGAAGACCACAGAATATATGATGTAAGGAGGTGGCGAATAGCGGATACTCCCGGTATAATTGGCGGTAATATGCTCGGCTTTGTATTGAAACAAAATACAACGAAAACCGATTATTTGACCTATACCACCAAGAATTTTGAGAACAGGTATTGGAACGACAAGATGTTTTATCATCCGTTCCCACAACTGGAAGTTAATAAAGGATATCTGGTTCAGAACCCCGGATATTAA